The nucleotide window GGGGGTTGCCCGTGATGCCCACGCCGCATCCCCACCACGGTCTTCTGCTGTGGAACCTTGATTGCGGTCCCGACCCCCTTGTTGCTGATGCTTTGGCCGCCGCCCGTATGGCGGCCCGAGATGCCTCCCCGACCACGCAGGCGGCAGCACACTTTTGCCATTGGCGGGATGTGTCGATTCACGGACACTTTCCGCGAACGGTATTCGGCAAGATTCTGTGCGCAGGACCACGGAGGGTCCATCTCTGGGCTGTCCGGAGTGGAGAGGGCTGGCTTGTGCGGCTACGCAGCACTGGGCGCGCGATTTTGAAGGACCTCCGGCTGCGCCGGAACATCGACCTCTACGCGATGGCGTTCGTCGCACTGGTTTTCGCCGTACTGTCGGCAGTCGGCGACGTTTTGTCCACGAACCTTCGCTGGACTGTGACCCTCGGGGGCATCGGGCTATTGATATTGCGGGCGGCTCTGCCGGCAAGGGCTGATTTTGACGCAGTGGGCCGAATTCTTGGTAACCGATCCGCCTTTGACGCCGACCCGCTGACGGACCGTCTAAGGGACGCCCAGGAAGTCTGGGTGTATGCACCTTCGGCCGTGAACCTGCTCTCGCCTGAGCGGTGCGAAGTTCTCAGACATCAGGTGCTGGGAAGTGCCGCAGGTCGAGTCCGGATCGTGGTCCTCGATCCGGAGGAGGAAGAGGCGGTTACCGAAGCACGCCGACAACTGGATGACTCTCTCGACTATCCACTCCAGGAGTTCGGCCCATCTCTCGCGTCGGTCGTACAGCAGTTGCGAAGGATGGCGGCCTGGCAGGTTGCGGGGAAGTTGGAGTGCGGGTTCTTGCCCTACAACCCGGGATTTAGCCTGGTTGCAGTGGATCCAAAATCGCATCGGGGCGTGGTGATTGTGGAGATGCATGCCTTCCACAACACGTCGACCGCGTCACGCATGCATCTACGTCTGACTCGGGTGGAGAGTGAGGAATGGTATTTATACTGGACTTCTCAATTTGAGCAGATATGGGATGCGGCGAGAAAGCCAGGCGAGTGACAGGGTGGGTGCAACGTCAGTGGTCCTGGAGGAAGTGGTGCGGGGCATCGAACAGCGGCGCTCTGCTGCCCGACGCATGTCGCGATGCCCCCTTCGCAAGTTTGTCAGCCCAGCGCGTTGAATTCTGAATCGGGAGCGAAGCGCTTCGCGTTCCTCGCGTAGATCTTGACGACCTCGACAACCACGTTGCAATGGCTGAGGTTGGCGAACTGGCTCGCGTGGAAGAGTAGCTCTGCCCCCAGATCCGATCTCTCCTGGAGTACGTTGTCGAAGGCTCGGGCTGCATCCGTGGGGTCGGTGCCATTGTGGAGCTCGTGCTCCACGTGCTCGACGATGACGGCGACATCTGCAGTGATCTTCATCAGATGTAGGAGTATATGGCGGACCTGGGCATAAGACGGGTCCTTGATCTGCCAGCCCACAACGTCGTACCGATCCTGTAGTTCTTGAATGGCGGACGCCCCGTCGCGGGCCCTCGCGATCAAGTCGTTTAGTTCGTCGCTCATCTTGCTTCCTCTCCTCCAGATGTACCCACTACCGGACCGATCGACCTAACTTCCCACCCCAGGGGAAGTAGTACTCGCCTTCCAGGGCAAGCTCGTAGTAGTCCATTTCGTGCTCAACCTGAGGGTGAATTATCAGCGCTGCGCGCTTGACCTCGAAGCCTTTTGAGGTCAGCAATAGCGCCATCCGGCGCTGTGCCTCTCCCGTAACGACTCGGTCATCGAACAGCAGGATCTTGGTCCCTAGCGGCAGGTAGTTAATCACATTGGGTAGATAAATGTCCCACCTCGACGTCCGTTGGTGTATCCACCCTGCTGCTCCTGCCGCTGTCAGGAACTGTTGTTCGGAGATCGACTTGGGCATTCGACTGGGGAAGGTGACGGCACAAACTACGGGTGTGTCGTTCGTGTCGTGCTTCATGCAGTAAGCCGGGGCAAAGTTGCCCGGACCGGACATCGCCACCACGATGTCAGGCTGATAGTCCCGATAAAGCCGATTGAAAAGGCGTCCGAGATACCCGCACACCTCCTCCCAGGTCAACGATCGGGGCTCGCCGGGCTTGCTGGAAGACGCCTCCCGCGCGATGTCGCCCAAGTATGGAGCGAGGTCGTCGTGGCTGACGCCGTACGAGAGAGGCAACACTCCTCTTGCTGTGAAGTCGTCGTAGGAGCGCTTCACTTCCGATTCCGTCAGCAGGACGACTGGAGGACTGGTGTTGTCTGGCAGTGCCGACTTCAGCCATTTGGTGATGCCGGCGAAGTTGGGATCCTTGATGCCCTCGCCCATGCCAATAAAAATTACGGTGTGCAGGGCGCTCAGCGCTCGGACCAGCGCCTGGGAGTATCCATGGTGGATCGCGTCCCCGTAGGATCCGTAGCCGAATACGACGCTTTCGGGCTGAGACCAGACGCCATGCAGATGGGCTATCGCCTTACTCTCGCCGCGCAATGCTACCTGGAGTTGGGCGCCGTCGCGCCAGGTAATGGGGCTTAGGTCGAGGTAATCGTCCAATACGGTGTCATAGTTCGTGGTGCAGATCGGCGCTTTGAGGTCTCGAATGGACTGGAGTAATGAGGTGTCCTGCAGTTTGAGCTTGCCGACAGTGTCCCGTAGCCATTTGTCGAACTGCCCGCCCGGAATTTCCTTGAGCAGGGCCGTCACTCGTTCCGCGGCGACTATGAGATTATCTGCGGTGGGATCACGCAGGAGTCGCTCGATGTCTTGCAATAGACGCTTGGGGACGGTAGGTCGGAGGTCTTGGATCCTTGCGACTCCATGCCTTATCAGTCCCGTCCAAGAAGCCAGTTCATGACTGCGCGTCGCGCTCAGCGTCACGCCTGTCCCTAAGATAAGAAGCGCCGTCTTTTCACGGACGGCGGCCACAAGTTCGCTACGTAGAGTCACGCTCACGTTAAGATCGATTCTGTGGTCGATAAGACGACGCGGAGCAGGGGATGCAAGCGTAGTTAAGCCAGTGCAGAGTGTCAATGGGTCTTGGTTTTTTCTTTTGCCTCCAAGTTTCTTAGCCCGTGCAAGCTTGTCTTCGGAGCGCATTGTCAATTGCAGGATGGTTGGCGTCGGCGACCGCACTCGTTACATCAGTCCAACAAATGGTCGGTGCCGACGGCCCGACTTGCTCGGCGGGCGACCTGAGGAACAACCACGCCCGCCTGGGGAGACAACTCCCACCGGCTACCTGGGTCCGGCGTGCGGACAGTGAGGTGGTGATGGGCGGGCCAAAGGGCCACCCGGCCCACATCGGCACCCGGGCGTCGACCGAGCTCGCTATCGTCCGTCCCGCCATCAGGCGGCGGTCCACGGGGGAATCACAATTGAACAGAGCACCACCCTGCTCGTACTGGGTCTGACCGGCGGTCCGCTCGTTGCTGCCGGCTGCACTCCGACGACTGAGCCCACACGTACCGACAAACCGGTTCGGGCCACCGCCACGGCCACTGCCGTGTCCCCAACGCCGCGGTAACCTGGTCGCGGCATTGCAGCAGTCGCAGAAGGCTGCCCACCGGTACGCAGTGCGCGGCAACCTGCCCGAAGGGCAGGACGTCAACGGTCAACCCGCATACCTACACCGGCCGTTTCGATCCCACCGGCAAGGACGCCACGTCGTTCCGGCCGACGGAGCGCCCGGCGGTAGCCTGGGGCCGGAGCAGCGCGGAGCGGGGCGAGGGCCGATGAGTCGGGCGGTGGAGGAGTCGAACCGGGCGATGCTGCGTGCCCGGGACGCGATGGACCGGGCGTACGCCGAGCCTCTGGACATCCCCGCGTTGGCCCGGATCGCGCACGTCTCGGAGGCGCACTTCATCCGTACCTTCCGGGCCACCTTCGGTGAGACCCCGCACCGCTACCTGCAACGCCGCCGGGTGGAGCGGGCGATGGCGTTGCTGGTGGAGACCGACCGGGACGTGACGGACATATGCTACGCCGTCGGCTTCGGCAGCCTGGGCACGTTCAGCCGGACGTTCCGGCAGATCGTCGGGGATTCGCCCTCGGATTTCCGGCGTCGGCGCGTCGCGCCGGCGAACGTGCCGTCGTGCTTCACCAAAGCCTGGACCCGACCCAGCAGTTTTGGATAAGCCGCAGGTCACGGTCTACCTCTAGCGTCGTGGGCATGACGATGAACGCGATCAGCCGCTCCCAGATCTACGTCCTCGACCAGGACGCCGCGCTTGACTTCTACGTCAACAAGCTCGGCATGGAGGTCAACACCGACCAGGACCTCGGCTTCATGCGGTGGCTCACGGTCAACCTGCCCGGCGACCCGGAGCGCGAGATCCTGTTGGAGAAGCCGGGCCCGCCCGCGCTGGACCCGGCCACCGCCGAGCAGGTCCGGGACCTGCTCACCAAGGGTGCCCTCGGCGGGTACCTCTTCATGACCACTGACGATGCCCGCAAGACGCACGAGGATCTTGTCGCGAAGGGCGTCGAGATCACCGACGAGCCGACCGAGCGCCCGTACGGGATCGACTTCGGCATCCGGGACCCGTTCGGCAACCGGATCCGCATCGGCCAGATGTTCCCCCGGGCGTAGGGGGCAGGCGATGAGCCAGGCCGCGACGTTTCCCGTGGTACGACCGACCGCCGTCGGTCGGGACCGCCTGCTGTTGCTCGGCGGGGTGCTCGCCGGCCCGATATTCGTCAGCTCGGCGATCCTGCAGGCGGCGACCCGGGACGGCTTCGACTTCCGTCGCCACCCGGTCAGCGTGTTGAGCACCGGCGAGCTGGGCTGGATCCAGATCGTCACGTTCCTGGTCACCGGGGTGCTCTGCGTGCTGGCCGCCCAGGCGCTGCGTCGCCGTACCAGCGAAGACGGCGCATCGGTGTGGCTGCCCCGACTGCTCGCGCTCTACGGCCTGGGCCTGGTCGGGGCGGCGATTTTCAGCGCCGACCCGGCCGATGGGTTCCCGGCCGGTACGCCTCGGGGTGCCGGTGAGATCAGTTGGCACGGAGCCCTGCACTTCCTGGTGGCGGCGGTCGCCTTCGTGTCGCTGATCGTGGCGACGGTGGTGGCCGCCCGTCGGGCCGCCCGGCTGGGGGAGCGCGGTCGAGCCGCGTACCACCTGGTTACCGGGATGTTCTTCGCGGTGGCCTGGGTGACGCTGATCGTCCGGCCGGTGCCGGCCGCGATGGTGGCGTTCGGCCTGGCGGTGACGGCCGGCTGGCTGTGGGTGTCGGTCACCTTCGCGCGGGCGGCGTCCGGTCGGGCCGACTGAGCCGACGGCCGCGGCACCGGGA belongs to Micromonospora ureilytica and includes:
- a CDS encoding SIR2 family protein, producing MSVTLRSELVAAVREKTALLILGTGVTLSATRSHELASWTGLIRHGVARIQDLRPTVPKRLLQDIERLLRDPTADNLIVAAERVTALLKEIPGGQFDKWLRDTVGKLKLQDTSLLQSIRDLKAPICTTNYDTVLDDYLDLSPITWRDGAQLQVALRGESKAIAHLHGVWSQPESVVFGYGSYGDAIHHGYSQALVRALSALHTVIFIGMGEGIKDPNFAGITKWLKSALPDNTSPPVVLLTESEVKRSYDDFTARGVLPLSYGVSHDDLAPYLGDIAREASSSKPGEPRSLTWEEVCGYLGRLFNRLYRDYQPDIVVAMSGPGNFAPAYCMKHDTNDTPVVCAVTFPSRMPKSISEQQFLTAAGAAGWIHQRTSRWDIYLPNVINYLPLGTKILLFDDRVVTGEAQRRMALLLTSKGFEVKRAALIIHPQVEHEMDYYELALEGEYYFPWGGKLGRSVR
- a CDS encoding helix-turn-helix domain-containing protein, translating into MSRAVEESNRAMLRARDAMDRAYAEPLDIPALARIAHVSEAHFIRTFRATFGETPHRYLQRRRVERAMALLVETDRDVTDICYAVGFGSLGTFSRTFRQIVGDSPSDFRRRRVAPANVPSCFTKAWTRPSSFG
- a CDS encoding VOC family protein, whose product is MTMNAISRSQIYVLDQDAALDFYVNKLGMEVNTDQDLGFMRWLTVNLPGDPEREILLEKPGPPALDPATAEQVRDLLTKGALGGYLFMTTDDARKTHEDLVAKGVEITDEPTERPYGIDFGIRDPFGNRIRIGQMFPRA
- a CDS encoding DUF998 domain-containing protein, with product MSQAATFPVVRPTAVGRDRLLLLGGVLAGPIFVSSAILQAATRDGFDFRRHPVSVLSTGELGWIQIVTFLVTGVLCVLAAQALRRRTSEDGASVWLPRLLALYGLGLVGAAIFSADPADGFPAGTPRGAGEISWHGALHFLVAAVAFVSLIVATVVAARRAARLGERGRAAYHLVTGMFFAVAWVTLIVRPVPAAMVAFGLAVTAGWLWVSVTFARAASGRAD